In Calothrix sp. PCC 7507, one DNA window encodes the following:
- the ylqF gene encoding ribosome biogenesis GTPase YlqF gives MTLTQNYKLNVIQWYPGHIAKAEKNLKEQLKRVDVVLEVRDARIPLATHHPQIEEWVGSKARVLVLNRVDMITPQMRSLWINWFKFQGETAYFTNAQHGQGVTEVCKAAQAAGLELNQRRRDRGMLPRPVRAVVIGFPNVGKSALINRLLGKRVVESAARPGVTRQLRWVRISEQLELLDAPGVIPLKLEDQGAALKLAICDDIGEAAYDNQLVAAELVDILNHLQDVATKLLPQKILESRYQLDSTPHTGEEYLHALAEHRYKGDIERAARHLLTDYRKGLLGTIPLEIPI, from the coding sequence ATGACTTTAACTCAAAACTATAAATTAAATGTTATCCAATGGTATCCAGGCCATATAGCAAAAGCGGAAAAGAACCTCAAAGAACAGCTAAAACGGGTAGATGTGGTGCTGGAGGTAAGAGATGCGCGTATCCCTTTAGCAACGCACCATCCCCAAATTGAGGAGTGGGTGGGGAGTAAGGCGCGGGTTTTAGTGCTAAATCGAGTAGATATGATTACGCCTCAAATGCGATCGCTGTGGATCAATTGGTTCAAGTTTCAGGGTGAAACAGCCTATTTTACCAACGCTCAACATGGTCAAGGTGTGACTGAAGTCTGCAAAGCCGCTCAAGCTGCTGGGTTAGAACTCAATCAAAGAAGACGCGATCGCGGCATGTTACCCCGTCCAGTCCGTGCTGTGGTGATTGGCTTTCCTAATGTTGGTAAATCAGCTTTAATTAACCGTCTCTTAGGAAAACGAGTAGTAGAAAGTGCAGCTCGTCCTGGAGTGACGCGCCAACTCCGCTGGGTGCGAATTTCCGAACAGTTAGAGTTGCTAGATGCACCTGGAGTCATCCCCCTCAAGTTAGAAGATCAGGGAGCAGCCTTAAAATTAGCTATTTGTGATGATATTGGTGAAGCCGCTTACGATAATCAGCTAGTTGCAGCCGAATTAGTAGACATCCTCAATCATCTCCAGGATGTGGCTACTAAGTTGTTACCACAAAAAATATTAGAGTCCCGCTATCAACTAGACTCAACACCCCATACAGGAGAAGAATACTTACACGCCTTAGCGGAGCATCGCTACAAAGGTGATATTGAGCGCGCCGCCAGGCATCTTTTAACAGATTATCGTAAGGGTTTATTAGGAACTATCCCTTTAGAAATACCGATTTAG